A single genomic interval of Cucumis sativus cultivar 9930 chromosome 5, Cucumber_9930_V3, whole genome shotgun sequence harbors:
- the LOC101215275 gene encoding pathogenesis-related thaumatin-like protein 3.5: MPPISLFFFVLIIFSSGGRISESARVFTIINNCKETIWPGIFPGENFNGGGFALKRGQSIVFNAPVGWSGRIWGRTGCTFDENGTGECQTGACGNSLKCSGSGKTPASLAEFTLAALDFYDVSLVDGFNLPMAVRPINGTGKCGVAGCDKDLRPECPKELAVKSKGKVVACRSACDVFDKDEYCCRGVYGNPMTCRPTFYSKKFKDACPTAYSYAYDDPTSIFTCSAADYVITFCSNRNQPVCTYHNHKLVCSGSNTLKSFVPERWALPMAAFVFLINSWLIFQI, encoded by the exons aTGCCtccaatttctctttttttcttcgttctaatcattttttcttcag GAGGGCGAATATCGGAGAGTGCCCGTGTTTTCACGATAATAAACAACTGCAAAGAAACAATCTGGCCGGGAATATTCCCGGGAGAGAATTTCAATGGCGGCGGTTTTGCTCTTAAACGCGGGCAATCCATCGTTTTCAACGCGCCGGTGGGATGGTCAGGTAGAATATGGGGCCGAACCGGTTGCACTTTCGACGAGAACGGGACCGGAGAATGCCAGACCGGAGCCTGTGGAAATTCCCTAAAATGCTCGGGATCAGGAAAGACACCGGCATCGCTGGCGGAGTTCACTCTGGCAGCGCTGGATTTCTACGACGTGAGTTTGGTGGACGGGTTCAATTTGCCGATGGCGGTAAGGCCGATAAACGGGACTGGGAAATGCGGGGTGGCGGGGTGCGATAAGGATCTGAGACCGGAATGCCCTAAGGAATTGGCAGTGAAATCGAAGGGAAAAGTGGTGGCATGCCGGAGCGCATGTGATGTGTTTGATAAGGATGAGTATTGTTGCAGAGGAGTTTATGGGAATCCGATGACTTGCCGCCCAACGTTTTATTCGAAGAAGTTTAAGGACGCTTGTCCCACGGCTTATAGTTATGCTTATGATGATCCAACAAGTATTTTCACTTGCTCTGCTGCTGATTATGTCATCACCTTCTGCTCCAACAG GAATCAGCCGGTTTGCACTTACCATAACCACAAGCTGGTTTGCAGTGGTTCAAACACCTTGAAATCCTTCGTCCCAGAACGCTGGGCACTTCCAATGGCCGCTTTTGTATTTCTCATCAATTCATggcttatttttcaaatttga